One Georgenia wutianyii DNA segment encodes these proteins:
- the gndA gene encoding NADP-dependent phosphogluconate dehydrogenase, with protein MDTTAAGRGPAAILRAVATPSRRPKDQHVTDNKATASAQIGVIGLAVMGSNLARNLARHGYSVALYNRTAAKTEELVAAHGDEGTFVPSAELADFVASLERPRKMIIMVKAGGPTDAVIESLIPLLEEGDIVVDGGNAHYEDTRRREAYLRDKGLHFVGAGISGGEEGALNGPSIMPGGPAESYVTLGPILEDISAKVDGEPCCTHIGPDGAGHFVKMVHNGIEYADMQFIAEAYDILRSAGFSAPELADVFSEWNTGDLDSYLIEITADVLRHVDAETGKPFVDVVADAAAQKGTGQWTVQIALELGVPVNTIAESVFARSSSGHTALREAARAALHGPHREASDAAQRAELVENVRQALWASKVVAYAQGLDQIRTASEQFGWDIDIAGVAKIWRAGCIIRARLLERIRSEYAAHNLTTLLEAPSVAAGLESSQAGWRAAITHAVANGVPVPGFSAALAYYDTVRAERLPASLIQGLRDFFGAHTYHRVDKPGVFHTEWSGDRSESQD; from the coding sequence ATGGACACCACTGCGGCCGGGCGGGGGCCCGCCGCCATACTGAGGGCCGTAGCGACACCAAGCCGCCGACCAAAGGACCAGCACGTGACTGACAACAAAGCGACTGCCTCCGCGCAGATCGGAGTCATCGGACTCGCTGTCATGGGCAGCAACCTCGCCCGCAACCTGGCGCGTCACGGGTACTCCGTGGCGCTCTACAACCGGACCGCCGCGAAGACCGAGGAGCTGGTCGCGGCGCACGGCGACGAGGGCACCTTCGTCCCGTCGGCCGAGCTCGCCGACTTCGTCGCGAGCCTCGAGCGGCCGCGCAAGATGATCATCATGGTCAAGGCCGGCGGCCCCACCGACGCGGTCATCGAGTCCCTCATCCCGCTCCTCGAGGAGGGGGACATCGTCGTCGACGGCGGCAACGCCCACTACGAGGACACCCGCCGCCGCGAGGCCTACCTGCGCGACAAGGGCCTGCACTTCGTCGGCGCCGGCATCTCCGGCGGCGAGGAGGGCGCGCTCAACGGCCCGAGCATCATGCCCGGCGGCCCCGCGGAGTCCTACGTGACCCTCGGCCCGATCCTCGAGGACATCTCGGCCAAGGTCGACGGCGAGCCCTGCTGCACCCACATCGGCCCCGACGGCGCGGGTCACTTCGTCAAGATGGTGCACAACGGCATCGAGTACGCCGACATGCAGTTCATCGCCGAGGCCTACGACATCCTGCGCTCGGCCGGGTTCTCCGCCCCCGAGCTCGCCGACGTGTTCAGCGAGTGGAACACCGGGGACCTGGACTCCTACCTCATCGAGATCACCGCCGACGTGCTGCGCCACGTCGACGCCGAGACGGGCAAGCCGTTCGTCGACGTCGTGGCGGACGCGGCAGCCCAGAAGGGCACCGGGCAGTGGACGGTGCAGATCGCCCTCGAGCTCGGCGTGCCGGTCAACACCATCGCCGAGTCCGTCTTCGCCCGCTCCAGCTCGGGTCACACCGCGCTGCGCGAGGCCGCCCGCGCCGCCCTCCACGGCCCCCACCGCGAGGCTTCCGACGCCGCCCAGCGCGCCGAGCTCGTCGAGAACGTCCGCCAGGCGCTGTGGGCCTCGAAGGTCGTCGCCTACGCCCAGGGCCTGGACCAGATCCGCACCGCCTCCGAGCAGTTCGGCTGGGACATCGACATCGCGGGCGTCGCCAAGATCTGGCGCGCGGGCTGCATCATCCGTGCCCGCCTGCTCGAGCGGATCCGCTCGGAGTACGCGGCGCACAACCTCACCACGCTCCTCGAGGCGCCGTCCGTCGCGGCGGGCCTGGAGTCCAGCCAGGCCGGCTGGCGCGCGGCCATCACCCACGCGGTCGCCAACGGCGTGCCGGTGCCGGGCTTCTCCGCCGCCCTCGCCTACTACGACACCGTCCGCGCCGAGCGGCTGCCGGCCTCCCTCATCCAGGGGCTGCGCGACTTCTTCGGGGCGCACACCTACCACCGGGTCGACAAGCCCGGGGTGTTCCACACCGAGTGGTCGGGCGACCGTAGCGAGTCCCAGGACTGA
- a CDS encoding TRAP transporter substrate-binding protein gives MRRTKTFTLISTVAAASLLLAACGGDDTDGDGGGGEAGGKSMRLALNQTEEHPSYIALDNMGTALEEATDGRWSIDVYPNETLGAQAEAMQLVADGSVEMAIVSGPQLENLNPDFVVFNLPKVFDDVEHQMSVIHDEEITGDLYSSLEESNNITVLGGFTQGARSVYTTFGPVETPADLAGMKLRVQESDLHIAMAEALGASATPMAYGELYTGLQSGVVDAAENNEVSFATQRHYEVAPYWSQTNHLVGLDYLIINTDVLAEMSDEDRAAFDEVWTAAYQEHTELWTTATEEAIAQAQAGGATFTEVDSAAFDAVLAPLAAEFITTETQQALFDAARNAAR, from the coding sequence ATGAGGCGGACCAAGACCTTCACGCTCATCTCCACCGTCGCAGCCGCCAGCCTGCTGCTCGCAGCGTGCGGCGGGGACGACACGGACGGCGACGGCGGCGGCGGTGAGGCAGGGGGCAAGTCCATGCGTCTGGCCCTCAACCAGACCGAGGAGCACCCGTCGTACATCGCCCTGGACAACATGGGCACGGCGCTCGAGGAGGCCACCGACGGCCGCTGGAGCATCGACGTCTACCCGAACGAGACCCTCGGGGCGCAGGCCGAGGCCATGCAGCTCGTGGCCGACGGCTCCGTCGAGATGGCCATCGTCTCCGGCCCCCAGCTGGAGAACCTCAACCCCGACTTCGTCGTCTTCAACCTGCCCAAGGTCTTCGACGACGTCGAGCACCAGATGTCGGTCATCCACGACGAGGAGATCACCGGCGACCTGTACTCCTCCCTCGAGGAGTCCAACAACATCACCGTGCTCGGTGGCTTCACCCAGGGCGCCCGCAGCGTCTACACGACCTTCGGTCCCGTCGAGACGCCGGCCGACCTCGCCGGCATGAAGCTGCGCGTCCAGGAGTCCGACCTCCACATCGCGATGGCCGAGGCGCTGGGCGCCTCCGCCACGCCGATGGCCTACGGCGAGCTCTACACCGGCCTGCAGTCCGGGGTCGTCGACGCCGCCGAGAACAACGAGGTCTCCTTCGCCACCCAGCGTCACTACGAGGTCGCCCCGTACTGGTCCCAGACCAACCACCTCGTCGGCCTGGACTACCTCATCATCAACACCGACGTCCTCGCCGAGATGTCCGACGAGGACCGCGCCGCCTTCGACGAGGTGTGGACCGCCGCGTACCAGGAGCACACCGAGCTCTGGACGACGGCCACCGAGGAGGCCATCGCCCAGGCCCAGGCCGGGGGCGCCACCTTCACCGAGGTCGACTCCGCAGCCTTCGACGCCGTCCTCGCGCCGCTGGCCGCCGAGTTCATCACGACCGAGACCCAGCAGGCGCTCTTCGACGCGGCCCGCAACGCAGCTCGCTGA
- a CDS encoding Gfo/Idh/MocA family protein produces the protein MGSTQRVGVGIVGLGAIGVTHAQALHELRDRAELVAFSGGSLAAAAAVGWPEADQRSAADVVRSPDVDVVVSCSPSEFHARDVLEVLDAGKDVVVEKPMALSVADVDAIVTSAEQRGRTVSMISQHRFDPAHAQLKAMVDSGRLGDLRLARTHVHGYRTTAYYASADWRRSQELGGGVVMNQGVHNIDVLLWLAGEVVEVTAQVATLGQTMDAEDTAVATLRFASGALGALTLSTATPPGRAGTIDLDFTGGSVSVGQSRFLTWDVPEVPAPELPVRPVSLAGVSAPTVDLDGHVAQWRDVLDALDSGTAPLVDVHEAARTVRLLCAIYEAAATGRAVTPAHLT, from the coding sequence ATGGGCAGCACGCAGCGGGTCGGAGTCGGCATCGTCGGGCTGGGCGCCATCGGGGTGACCCATGCCCAGGCGCTGCACGAGCTGCGCGACCGGGCCGAGCTCGTCGCCTTCAGCGGCGGGAGCCTGGCGGCCGCCGCCGCGGTCGGGTGGCCCGAGGCGGACCAGCGCAGCGCGGCCGATGTGGTGCGCAGCCCCGACGTCGACGTCGTCGTCTCCTGCTCACCCAGCGAGTTCCACGCGCGCGACGTCCTGGAGGTGCTGGACGCCGGCAAGGACGTCGTCGTGGAGAAGCCGATGGCGCTGAGCGTCGCGGATGTGGACGCGATCGTCACGTCGGCGGAGCAGAGGGGCCGGACGGTCTCGATGATCTCCCAGCACCGCTTCGACCCGGCGCACGCGCAGCTCAAGGCCATGGTGGACAGCGGCCGGCTCGGGGACCTGCGCCTCGCCCGCACCCACGTGCACGGGTACCGCACCACCGCCTACTACGCGTCCGCCGACTGGCGGCGCTCGCAGGAGCTCGGCGGCGGCGTGGTGATGAATCAGGGGGTGCACAACATCGACGTGCTCCTGTGGCTCGCGGGCGAGGTCGTCGAAGTCACGGCTCAGGTCGCCACGCTGGGGCAGACGATGGACGCGGAGGACACCGCGGTCGCCACCCTGAGGTTCGCCAGCGGCGCGCTCGGCGCTCTCACCCTCTCGACCGCCACGCCGCCGGGACGGGCCGGGACGATCGATCTCGACTTCACCGGCGGCTCGGTGAGCGTGGGCCAGAGCAGGTTCCTCACCTGGGACGTCCCCGAGGTCCCCGCCCCCGAGCTCCCGGTCCGGCCGGTGAGCCTGGCGGGTGTGTCCGCGCCGACCGTCGACCTCGACGGGCACGTCGCCCAGTGGCGCGACGTCCTCGACGCGCTGGACTCCGGTACGGCGCCCCTCGTCGACGTCCACGAGGCCGCACGGACCGTGCGGCTGCTCTGCGCCATCTACGAGGCCGCCGCCACCGGCCGCGCTGTCACCCCGGCCCACCTCACCTGA
- a CDS encoding Sec-independent protein translocase family protein, producing the protein MPVNGAELLVLVVLAVVLVGPERLPEYARKLAGLVVALKRLAAEGSERVRAELGDEIADLQALDPRQYDPRRIVREALADPPTPSPRAAARPTQGAVVFDTEAT; encoded by the coding sequence ATGCCTGTCAACGGTGCCGAGCTGCTCGTCCTCGTCGTCCTCGCCGTCGTCCTCGTCGGCCCGGAGCGGCTGCCCGAGTACGCGCGCAAGCTGGCCGGGCTCGTCGTCGCCCTCAAGCGTCTGGCGGCCGAGGGTTCCGAGCGCGTCCGCGCGGAGCTCGGCGACGAGATCGCCGACCTCCAGGCGCTCGACCCGCGCCAGTACGACCCCCGGCGCATCGTGAGGGAGGCGCTGGCCGACCCGCCGACGCCGAGCCCGCGCGCGGCTGCGCGGCCGACCCAGGGCGCCGTCGTCTTCGACACCGAGGCGACCTGA
- a CDS encoding TRAP transporter small permease, protein MTDNNAATGPDPTPQPASAADRGTTPRPQGGPIVRALEAVRSVIDRILVLICIVTFVVLVVVVSWQVISRQVVGTPATWTEETARYIFVVLALLVAALVFSERGHIAVEIFVERLPKRFQLVVALVVEALVVAFAVYVMIYGGIAVSQNAWGQNISTLPLTIGQIYLVLPVSGALITFFSICHVVGMFVGTEDTLPDVDENNQGI, encoded by the coding sequence ATGACTGACAACAACGCCGCCACCGGCCCTGACCCGACGCCGCAACCGGCGTCGGCGGCCGACCGGGGCACCACACCCCGCCCCCAGGGCGGCCCCATCGTCCGTGCCCTCGAGGCGGTGCGGAGCGTCATCGACCGCATCCTCGTCCTCATCTGCATCGTCACCTTCGTCGTCCTCGTCGTCGTCGTGTCGTGGCAGGTCATCTCGCGTCAGGTCGTGGGCACCCCGGCGACGTGGACGGAGGAGACCGCGCGGTACATCTTCGTCGTCCTCGCGCTCCTCGTCGCGGCGCTCGTCTTCTCCGAGCGGGGCCACATCGCTGTGGAGATCTTCGTCGAGCGGCTGCCCAAGCGCTTCCAGCTGGTGGTCGCGCTCGTCGTCGAGGCACTCGTCGTCGCGTTCGCGGTGTACGTGATGATCTACGGCGGCATCGCGGTCTCGCAGAACGCGTGGGGCCAGAACATCTCGACCCTGCCGTTGACCATCGGCCAGATCTATCTCGTCCTGCCCGTGAGCGGCGCCCTCATCACCTTCTTCTCGATCTGCCACGTCGTGGGCATGTTCGTGGGTACCGAGGACACCCTCCCGGACGTCGACGAGAACAACCAGGGAATCTGA
- the tatC gene encoding twin-arginine translocase subunit TatC, producing the protein MPLADHLRELRRRFLLAALGIVVGAVAGWFLYPWFFAAINAPMEAIADRGQGAAINFGTVGGAFDMRIRLSLFIGLFVSSPWWVGQIFAFVSPGLTRKERRTAIGFGVAGAVLFLAGGALGWLVLPNAVTVLTAFTPDDAVNLIDARTYLSFFTRVMLVFGVAFLLPVVMVALNAAGLVSGRTFLGAWRWLVLLAFLFAAVANPLPDAWSMIAMALPICALFFGAIGIALWSDRRRARRRPA; encoded by the coding sequence ATGCCCCTGGCCGACCACCTGCGCGAGCTGCGCCGACGGTTCCTCCTCGCGGCGCTCGGCATCGTCGTCGGCGCGGTCGCGGGCTGGTTCCTCTACCCCTGGTTCTTCGCCGCGATCAACGCCCCGATGGAGGCGATCGCCGATCGCGGGCAGGGCGCGGCGATCAACTTCGGGACCGTGGGCGGCGCTTTCGACATGCGGATCCGGCTCTCGCTGTTCATCGGGCTGTTCGTCTCCAGCCCGTGGTGGGTGGGGCAGATCTTTGCCTTCGTCTCCCCCGGCCTCACTCGCAAGGAGCGCCGCACGGCGATCGGCTTCGGGGTGGCGGGCGCGGTGCTCTTCCTCGCCGGCGGTGCGCTGGGCTGGCTCGTGCTGCCCAACGCGGTCACCGTCCTCACCGCCTTCACCCCCGACGACGCCGTCAACCTCATCGACGCGCGCACCTACCTGAGCTTCTTCACCCGGGTCATGCTCGTCTTCGGGGTGGCGTTCCTCCTGCCGGTGGTCATGGTCGCGCTCAACGCCGCGGGACTCGTCTCCGGCCGCACGTTCCTGGGGGCGTGGCGCTGGCTCGTGCTGCTCGCCTTCCTCTTCGCCGCCGTCGCCAACCCGCTGCCCGACGCCTGGTCCATGATCGCGATGGCCCTGCCGATCTGCGCCCTGTTCTTCGGGGCGATCGGCATCGCCCTGTGGTCCGACCGGCGTCGCGCCCGACGTCGTCCCGCCTGA
- the larE gene encoding ATP-dependent sacrificial sulfur transferase LarE, translating to MTTTTAVPGLTGPVAQAAERVEQMLAGHAPLGVAYSGGVDSATLLAMAVRTLGPANVVAVLGVSPSLATDERARAHETAAFIGARVVEIETHEGQSAAYRANGPDRCFHCKDELFTRISDELVAELGLSAVAYGENADDAKRPDRPGSQAATNHRVLRPLAEAGMTKAMVRETARALALPVADKPAAPCLASRIPHFEEVTPEKLRQVDQAEAALRRLGFTDSRVRHHGDVARVELRAEELLVAVHRREDVDAAVRAAGFRFVALDLRGIQSGAFTLPLVTRSHD from the coding sequence ATGACGACGACGACCGCGGTACCCGGCCTCACCGGACCGGTGGCACAGGCCGCGGAACGGGTCGAGCAGATGCTCGCCGGTCACGCTCCACTGGGCGTGGCCTACTCAGGCGGGGTCGACTCCGCCACCCTCCTCGCCATGGCGGTGCGCACCCTCGGCCCCGCGAACGTCGTCGCCGTGCTCGGGGTCTCCCCCAGCCTCGCGACGGACGAGCGGGCCAGGGCGCACGAGACCGCCGCCTTCATCGGCGCGCGCGTCGTGGAGATCGAGACCCACGAGGGACAGTCCGCGGCCTACCGCGCCAACGGCCCGGACCGCTGCTTCCACTGCAAGGACGAGCTGTTCACCCGGATCTCCGACGAGCTCGTCGCCGAGCTCGGGCTGTCGGCCGTCGCCTACGGCGAGAACGCCGACGACGCGAAGCGGCCGGACCGGCCCGGCTCGCAGGCCGCGACCAACCACCGCGTGCTGCGCCCGCTCGCCGAGGCCGGGATGACCAAGGCGATGGTCCGGGAGACGGCCCGGGCACTGGCCCTGCCCGTCGCGGACAAGCCCGCCGCTCCCTGCCTCGCCTCGCGCATCCCGCACTTCGAGGAGGTCACCCCGGAGAAGCTGCGCCAGGTCGACCAGGCGGAGGCCGCCCTGCGCCGGCTCGGGTTCACCGACTCGCGCGTCCGCCACCACGGCGACGTCGCCCGCGTCGAGCTGCGCGCTGAGGAGCTCCTCGTCGCGGTCCACCGGCGCGAGGACGTCGACGCCGCCGTGCGTGCGGCCGGCTTCCGGTTCGTGGCGCTCGACCTGCGCGGCATCCAGTCCGGCGCCTTCACCCTCCCGCTCGTCACCCGCAGCCATGACTGA
- a CDS encoding lactate racemase domain-containing protein, with protein sequence MTWFKEEARFISRPQIETMCDRMLDEAKERLGIAEYRRVLLLPPDLTRAHSGTGWMTEYLYNRLDGMGAEVHVIPTLGQHVPHTREDNEWMFGSIPEERIHAHDWKNGVTNVGTVPAEYVRERTGGVVDWEMPVDLNTMLVTEQWDLIINVGHVVPHEVLGFANHNKNYFIGLGGKRLLGAAHMASAVYGIENNLGNLLTPVRACFNYAEEHFLGDLPDVYLQVVMDYDDDGRLAHTGVFVGDDVETYYDAARASRAQNFTLFDEPVRKVVAVMQADEFRATWVANKAVYRTRMAIADGGELLVIAPGVERFGEQPEVDELIRKYGYISQAEVIDLYKTQADMQDIPHGTAHLVHGSAEGRFTITYAPGHLGREEIESVGYRYMDVEEALRRYDPAIMKDGWNTMPDGEEVFYISTPSAGLWSTREKLENRDTELHPA encoded by the coding sequence ATGACGTGGTTCAAGGAGGAGGCCCGCTTCATCTCGCGGCCCCAGATCGAGACGATGTGCGACCGGATGCTCGACGAGGCGAAGGAGCGGCTCGGCATCGCCGAGTACCGGCGCGTCCTGCTCCTGCCACCGGACCTCACCCGTGCCCACTCGGGCACCGGCTGGATGACCGAGTACCTGTACAACCGGCTCGACGGCATGGGCGCCGAGGTCCACGTCATCCCCACCCTCGGCCAGCACGTCCCGCACACCCGCGAGGACAACGAGTGGATGTTCGGATCGATCCCCGAGGAGCGCATCCACGCCCACGACTGGAAGAACGGGGTGACGAACGTCGGCACCGTGCCCGCGGAGTACGTGCGCGAGCGCACCGGCGGCGTCGTCGACTGGGAGATGCCGGTCGACCTCAACACGATGCTCGTCACCGAGCAGTGGGACCTCATCATCAACGTCGGGCACGTCGTGCCCCACGAGGTGCTCGGGTTCGCCAACCACAACAAGAACTACTTCATCGGGCTCGGCGGCAAGCGGCTGCTCGGCGCCGCGCACATGGCCTCGGCCGTCTACGGCATCGAGAACAACCTCGGCAACCTCCTCACCCCGGTCCGGGCGTGCTTCAACTACGCCGAGGAGCACTTCCTCGGCGACCTGCCCGACGTCTACCTCCAGGTCGTCATGGACTACGACGACGACGGCAGGCTCGCCCACACCGGCGTGTTCGTCGGTGACGACGTCGAGACCTACTACGACGCCGCCCGCGCCTCCCGCGCGCAGAACTTCACCCTGTTCGACGAGCCGGTGCGCAAGGTCGTCGCCGTCATGCAGGCCGACGAGTTCCGCGCGACGTGGGTGGCGAACAAGGCCGTCTACCGCACCCGCATGGCGATCGCCGACGGCGGTGAGCTGCTCGTCATCGCGCCTGGTGTCGAGCGGTTCGGCGAGCAGCCGGAGGTCGACGAGCTCATCCGCAAGTACGGGTACATCTCGCAGGCCGAGGTCATCGACCTGTACAAGACCCAGGCTGACATGCAGGACATCCCGCACGGCACCGCCCACCTCGTCCACGGCTCCGCAGAGGGCCGGTTCACGATCACCTACGCGCCCGGCCACCTGGGCAGGGAGGAGATCGAGTCGGTGGGCTACCGGTACATGGACGTCGAGGAGGCGCTGCGGCGCTACGACCCCGCCATCATGAAGGACGGGTGGAACACCATGCCCGACGGCGAGGAGGTCTTCTACATCTCCACGCCCTCCGCCGGCCTGTGGTCCACCCGCGAGAAGCTCGAGAACCGCGACACCGAGCTCCACCCCGCCTGA
- a CDS encoding glycosyl hydrolase family 28-related protein codes for MRNFGAKGDGTTDDVVAFNAAVRAAGEQGGGVVLVPAGTYHLSGPVWMHWSNVVLRGANRRNTVLYFSRPLKEGYRSNWQVQQKQERWSWAGGQIWVIPEPVLRKLEEEEWLGTEGFVPGPQLASVAPAPRGTRDLTVSTTARLRAGDMVLLETDNPGAPLLTHLAGDTEGARAYDWTAGAPQLVRGTEGFYPQYGTLQWPVRVERVLDATTVRLAQPVKHDLRAEWPTTVRALGPTVTEVGVERLTIRNRVLPQTAHNQNPGSNGVHFQAAHDCWASDVQVENCDVGFGFTGAKSVTVSGTVITGRATHHPFVMRMQSHDNLVQGFTVGPFDTELREDARLHGLNVEGLSSGNVYRDGFLYEGTFDSHRALPFENARTNIRLINTGTMGGSARSGPYFGARFAHWGIDVLNDRPYAVTVGDVAPRSVTVGVTGVAADAASGLKPDYPGGAEALANVTDVTATAVRDLYEAQRRLAR; via the coding sequence GTGCGGAACTTCGGGGCGAAGGGCGACGGCACCACCGACGACGTCGTTGCCTTCAACGCCGCAGTCAGGGCCGCCGGGGAGCAGGGGGGCGGCGTCGTCCTCGTGCCGGCCGGGACGTACCACCTCAGCGGACCGGTGTGGATGCACTGGTCCAACGTCGTGCTGCGCGGCGCCAACCGGCGCAACACGGTGCTCTACTTCTCCCGTCCCCTCAAGGAGGGCTACCGCAGCAACTGGCAGGTCCAGCAGAAGCAGGAGCGCTGGTCCTGGGCCGGCGGCCAGATCTGGGTGATCCCCGAGCCGGTGCTGCGCAAGCTCGAGGAGGAGGAGTGGCTCGGTACCGAGGGCTTCGTCCCCGGCCCGCAGCTCGCGTCCGTCGCCCCGGCACCGCGGGGCACGCGCGATCTCACCGTCTCGACGACGGCGCGGCTGCGCGCGGGTGACATGGTCCTCCTCGAGACGGACAACCCCGGAGCGCCGCTGCTCACCCACCTCGCGGGCGACACCGAGGGAGCCCGGGCCTACGACTGGACGGCCGGCGCGCCGCAGCTCGTCCGGGGGACCGAGGGCTTCTACCCGCAGTACGGCACGCTCCAGTGGCCCGTTCGCGTCGAGCGAGTGCTCGACGCCACCACCGTCCGGCTCGCGCAGCCGGTGAAGCACGACCTGCGCGCGGAGTGGCCGACCACGGTGCGGGCCCTGGGACCGACCGTCACCGAGGTCGGCGTCGAGCGTCTGACGATCCGCAACCGCGTGCTCCCGCAGACGGCGCACAACCAGAACCCCGGCTCCAACGGCGTGCACTTCCAGGCCGCGCACGACTGCTGGGCGAGCGACGTACAGGTCGAGAACTGCGACGTCGGCTTCGGGTTCACTGGCGCCAAGTCGGTGACTGTCTCGGGCACGGTGATCACCGGGCGTGCCACCCACCACCCGTTCGTCATGCGGATGCAGTCCCACGACAACCTGGTCCAGGGGTTCACGGTGGGCCCGTTCGACACCGAGCTTCGTGAGGACGCCCGCCTGCACGGGCTCAACGTCGAGGGCCTCTCCTCCGGCAACGTCTACCGGGACGGATTCCTCTACGAGGGTACCTTCGACTCCCACCGGGCGCTGCCCTTCGAGAACGCCCGGACGAACATCCGCCTCATCAACACCGGGACCATGGGGGGCAGCGCCCGCTCCGGTCCCTACTTCGGCGCCAGGTTCGCCCACTGGGGCATCGACGTCCTGAACGACCGCCCGTACGCGGTCACCGTCGGCGACGTCGCCCCGCGCAGTGTGACCGTCGGCGTCACGGGGGTGGCAGCGGACGCGGCCAGCGGTCTCAAGCCCGACTACCCGGGCGGTGCCGAGGCACTGGCGAACGTCACCGACGTCACCGCCACGGCGGTGCGTGACCTCTACGAGGCCCAGCGCCGCCTCGCCCGCTGA
- a CDS encoding LacI family DNA-binding transcriptional regulator, which translates to MDNEGANDPGRAPTIYDVAKAAGVAPSTVSRALARPGRVSAVTAEKVRDAAALLGYRRSSVAPVLSSVNTRMLAMVVADIGNPLFVDVIRGAEAAAEAAGYTMLLFDAQESYVRERDAAEKFLSAVDGLVLTSPRLSDLGIRAIAKQRPVIVLNRVVSGLPSVLTDGARGVRRAAEHLGQLGHREITYVAGPEASWADGVRWRGLEEAGLELELRVRRIGPNAPTVEGGAKAARRWAQNPSTAVVAFNDIMAVGFVRGLRALGVSVPGDVSVVGFDNSRTGALTVPALTSVASPLSLQGATAVRNLLAIIGGARSSEQPVVLPVKLIARDSTARVRRGRLMRS; encoded by the coding sequence ATGGACAACGAGGGAGCGAATGACCCCGGCCGGGCGCCGACGATCTACGACGTCGCCAAGGCCGCCGGGGTCGCGCCGTCGACGGTGTCGCGTGCCCTGGCCCGGCCCGGGCGGGTGAGCGCGGTGACGGCGGAGAAGGTCCGCGACGCGGCCGCCCTGCTCGGGTACCGGCGCTCGTCGGTGGCGCCCGTCCTCAGCTCCGTCAACACGCGGATGCTCGCCATGGTCGTCGCCGACATCGGCAACCCGCTCTTCGTCGACGTCATCCGGGGGGCCGAGGCCGCCGCGGAGGCGGCCGGGTACACGATGCTCCTCTTCGACGCCCAGGAGTCCTACGTGCGTGAGCGGGACGCCGCGGAGAAGTTCCTCAGCGCCGTCGACGGGCTCGTCCTCACCAGCCCGCGGCTCTCGGACCTGGGCATCCGGGCGATCGCCAAGCAGCGGCCGGTCATCGTCCTCAACCGGGTCGTCAGCGGGCTGCCGAGCGTGCTCACCGACGGCGCCCGCGGGGTGCGGCGGGCCGCTGAACACCTCGGGCAGCTCGGGCACCGCGAGATCACCTACGTCGCGGGCCCCGAGGCGTCGTGGGCCGACGGCGTGCGCTGGCGCGGTCTGGAGGAGGCGGGCCTGGAGCTGGAGCTGCGCGTGCGCCGGATCGGCCCCAACGCCCCGACCGTCGAGGGCGGGGCCAAGGCCGCCCGGCGGTGGGCGCAGAACCCGAGCACCGCCGTCGTCGCCTTCAACGACATCATGGCCGTCGGCTTCGTCCGTGGCCTGCGCGCCCTGGGGGTGTCGGTGCCCGGCGACGTGAGCGTGGTCGGCTTCGACAACAGCCGCACGGGGGCGCTCACCGTCCCCGCGCTCACCTCCGTCGCCTCGCCGCTGTCGCTGCAGGGCGCCACGGCGGTGCGCAACCTCCTCGCGATCATCGGTGGCGCGCGCTCCAGCGAGCAGCCCGTCGTGCTGCCGGTCAAGCTCATCGCGCGGGACTCCACCGCCCGCGTGCGCCGGGGCCGGCTCATGCGGTCCTGA
- the tatA gene encoding Sec-independent protein translocase subunit TatA has translation MRTPSLWAIIVLVIVVLVLFGARRLPDVAASVGKSLKIFKSEIKDLTADDDAPAAAPTASQTPGSHATAARGEHRTP, from the coding sequence GTGAGAACACCCAGCCTGTGGGCGATCATCGTCCTCGTCATCGTCGTCCTCGTGCTCTTCGGTGCGCGTCGACTCCCCGACGTCGCCGCGAGCGTCGGGAAGTCGCTGAAGATCTTCAAGAGCGAGATCAAGGACCTCACCGCGGACGACGACGCGCCCGCGGCCGCCCCCACCGCGTCGCAGACGCCGGGCAGCCACGCGACCGCGGCGCGCGGCGAGCACCGCACCCCCTGA